Proteins encoded within one genomic window of Humulus lupulus chromosome 1, drHumLupu1.1, whole genome shotgun sequence:
- the LOC133803465 gene encoding uncharacterized protein LOC133803465 — MHFDRKPVIVKPWSADLDTLKAVKTVPVWIRLQGLGLQYWGTKCLSALVSTIGNPLLVDKVTKERSMMQFARVLVEIEIAEALPKSIQFLNEKGQLMEQLLEFEWLPTQCSGCKVFGHTVSMCKRKPTEVWRQKGHTGIVETKQGNTEQQPVSEEKNVTSGEKVAVTKDLDDKDLDAGQGISQSQAQVRNADHTDVAPDRNVNVTDKLEWSAPKRGGGLKKVNRKIQSNLRNSYGVLQDKIGLGAFLETKLYGDKIRKMMSASFKGWNYYSGTNLEGRILVLWLPQVVTIEILMESDQFVHIYVKGINSSKIFCVTFVYGRNTIKGRFPLWSDLAGLSFPVKPWRALGLVDELRSIGSHFTWTNNQENDNRIYSKLDRVFKNEEWLDLFPQAEALFNWDLLSDHCYCIIKMGAAINSGLKPFRFFNMWTEHRSFKDTVLQSWNKPIKGRGLVRIVRKLSRLKVVLSKFNKLVVGDVAMHYNLAKEKFQNAQGLLQRNPHSTELQREEALDGACLAYHSKAYDSFLRQKSKIDWLRYGDDNTAYFHACLKQRRANNCITSGVLDSGELIEKFEDVVTHFVHHFQKIMGSSSNASVPVQSSCFRLGHCLSLEQQVKLVRPFTKKEVKDALFSISSIKSPGPDGFGSLFFKAMWGSLEAEISEAAFEFFESGVLPEEVNNATICLVPKVETPTKAIDFRPIACCNAIYKCISKILSGRLATVLPSLVHQNQGAFVKNRLLAHNILLLQDIIKGYNRKNASPRCVMKIDLSKAYDMLDWDFMETILSKYCFPSKFIKWIMACLKDPSYLILMNGRIQGEFRGKKGLRQGDPLSPLLSVLAMEYCTRLLSQASLDKRFRFHPKCKSLKLVNLCFADDLVIFCKGVSNSVQILRDSFTEFCMASGLSANLQKSQVFFGGLDDRETQQLLGKIQFTEGKFPLKYLGVPLRTTKRRAGDCAIIITKIQQKLHTWASRHLSFAGRAQLVNTVLLSLRSFWMSIFMLPKSVTKETDRLCRNFLWGVKEGNVNRSKLHFTTWSQVCLPKCMGGLGFKEGSSWNTVLLAKFVWAVSSKQDILWVKWVDSIYLKGQDFWSYSIPQDVSWYWRRLVKLRSVFSDISLAAAMKGDKLCLKVMYYSLLNRKRVEFADVVWCSMAVPKHRFILWQASLGHLLTRDKLHQCNLELPSLLCPACELEQESHAHLFFACPFSQQLRAHLLDWLGRDIWPITYANWCTWMCGKLKSLKHQVLAAALAAAVYMVWRNRNLCVFELRSLAIGLVIQLIKSSIRSRLARLPKLKVRTCEVAFLEAITQM, encoded by the exons ATGCACTTTGATAGAAAACCAGTGATAGTGAAGCCTTGGTCAGCTGATTTGGATACTCTTAAGGCTGTGAAAACTGTCCCTGTTTGGATTAGATTGCAAGGACTGGGTTTGCAATATTGGGGTACGAAATGCTTAAGTGCTCTTGTGAGCACAATAGGAAACCCACTTCTGGTAGACAAAGTTACTAAGGAAAGGTCGATGATGCAATTTGCTAGAGTGTTAGTTGAAATTGAGATCGCTGAGGCTCTCCCTAAATCTATTCAGTTCCTTAATGAGAAAGGGCAATTAATGGAACAGCTGCTGGAGTTTGAGTGGCTCCCGACTCAGTGCAGTGGGTGCAAGGTGTTTGGTCATACAGTTAGTATGTGTAAAAGGAAGCCGACTGAGGTTTGGAGGCAGAAAGGCCATACTGGAATAGTTGAGACTAAACAAGGTAACACGGAACAACAGCCAGTTTCGGAAGAAAAGAATGTTACTAGTGGAGAAAAGGTTGCTGTCACGAAGGATTTAGATGATAAGGATTTAGATGCAGGTCAGGGGATATCTCAGTCTCAGGCTCAAGTTAGGAATGCAGATCACACTGATGTTGCTCCTGATAGAAATGTTAATGTGACAGACAAGCTGGAATGGAGTGCTCCTAAAAGAGGAGGTGGTCTTAAGAAGGTTAATAGGAAGATTCAGAGCAACCTGAGAAACTCTTATGGTGTTTTGCAGGATAAG ATTGGTCTTGGAGCTTTTTTGGAGACCAAACTTTATGGTGATAAAATTAGGAAAATGATGAGTGCTTCTTTTAAAGGGTGGAACTACTACTCGGGTACTAATTTGGAGGGTCGTATTCTGGTTTTGTGGCTGCCTCAGGTGGTGACTATTGAGATCCTAATGGAGAGTGACCAATTTGTTCACATATATGTTAAAGGGATTAATTCAAGTAAAATATTCTGTGTTACTTTTGTTTATGGAAGGAACACCATAAAGGGTAGATTTCCTCTATGGAGTGATCTTGCTGGGTTAAGTTTCCCTGTTAAACCTTGG AGGGCTTTGGGGTTAGTTGATGAGCTGCGTTCCATAGGGTCTCATTTTACTTGGACTAACAATCAAGAAAATGATAATAGAATCTACTCTAAACTGGATAGAGTGTTTAAAAACGAAGAATGGCTGGATTTGTTCCCTCAAGCTGAAGCTTTGTTTAATTGGGACCTTCTTTCTGATCATTGCTACTGCATCATCAAAATGGGAGCTGCTATTAACAGTGGTCTTAAgccttttagattttttaatatgTGGACTGAGCATAGGAGTTTTAAAGACACTGTTTTACAGAGCTGGAATAAGCCTATTAAAGGAAGAGGGCTGGTGCGTATTGTCAGAAAATTGAGTAGACTTAAGGTTGTTCTAAGCAAGTTCAATAAACTCGTTGTGGGTGATGTGGCTATGCATTACAATCTGGCGAAGGAGAAGTTTCAAAATGCTCAAGGATTGCTTCAAAGAAATCCCCACTCGACTGAGTTGCAAAGGGAGGAAGCTCTGGATGGTGCGTGTCTTGCTTATCATTCTAAAGCTTATGACAGCTTTTTGAGACAAAAAAGCAAGATTGATTGGCTGCGATATGGGGATGATAACACGGCTTATTTTCATGCGTGTTTAAAGCAAAGGAGAGCCAATAATTGCATTACTTCAGGGGTTTTGGATTCAGGTGAATTAATTGAGAAATTTGAAGATGTTGTGACACATTTTGTTCACCATTTTCAGAAAATTATGGGCAGTAGTAGTAATGCTTCAGTTCCTGTTCAGTCCTCTTGTTTCAGGCTTGGTCATTGTTTATCCCTGGAGCAGCAAGTTAAGCTTGTTAGACCGTTCACAAAGAAGGAAGTGAAGGATGCCTTATTTAGCATAAGCTCTATAAAAAGTCCGGGGCCGGATGGGTTCGGTTCTCTTTTTTTTAAAGCTATGTGGGGCAGCTTAGAAGCTGAAATTTCAGAGGCTGCTTTCGAATTCTTTGAGAGTGGTGTTTTGCCAGAGGAAGTTAATAATGCTACCATTTGCTTGGTTCCTAAAGTTGAGACACCAACTAAGGCAATAGATTTTAGGCCTATAGCTTGTTGCAATGCTATATACAAGTGTATTTCAAAAATTCTCTCTGGGAGGTTGGCCACTGTTTTGCCTAGTTTAGTCCATCAAAACCAAGGAGCTTTTGTCAAAAATAGATTGTTGGCGCATAATATCCTTCTTCTTCAGGATATTATAAAGGGTTATAATAGGAAAAATGCTTCCCCTAGATGTGTGATGAAAATCGACTTGAGTAAAGCTTATGACATGCTTGATTGGGATTTTATGGAGACCATTCTTTCCAAGTATTGTTTTCCTAGCAAGTTTATTAAGTGGATTATGGCGTGTTTGAAGgatccttcctatttgattcttATGAACGGTAGAATCCAAGGGGAGTTTAGAGGCAAAAAAGGTCTTAGACAAGGGGACCCATTGTCTCCGTTGTTGTCTGTTTTAGCTATGGAGTACTGTACTAGGCTGTTAAGTCAAGCTTCTTTGGATAAGAGGTTCAGATTCCACCCGAAATGCAAATCTCTTAAGCTAGTCAATCTGTGTTTTGCTGATGATCTGGTCATTTTTTGTAAGGGAGTTTCTAATTCTGTTCAGATTTTGAGGGATAGTTTCACTGAATTCTGTATGGCTTCGGGTTTGTCTGCTAATTTACAGAAATCGCAGGTGTTTTTTGGGGGTTTGGATGATAGAGAGACTCAACAATTGCTAGGGAAGATTCAGTTCACTGAAGGGAAGTTTCCTCTCAAATACTTAGGGGTTCCTCTTCGAACAACTAAGCGGAGGGCTGGAGATTGTGCTATCATAATTACTAAGATTCAGCAAAAGCTTCATACTTGGGCCAGTCGTCATCTCTCATTTGCAGGGAGGGCTCAACTGGTTAATACAGTGCTTTTGAGCTTGAGATCGTTTTGGATGAGCATTTTTATGCTCCCTAAGAGTGTTACTAAGGAGACAGATCGTTTATGTAGAAATTTTCTTTGGGGAGTTAAGGAAGGCAATGTTAACCGTAGTAAATTACACTTCACTACTTGGAGTCAAGTTTGTCTTCCGAAGTGTATGGGTGGTCTTGGCTTTAAGGAGGGCAGTTCTTGGAACACTGTTCTCCTAGCTAAGTTTGTTTGGGCTGTTTCTAGTAAGCAAGACATTCTTTGGGTAAAATGGGTGGACTCAATCTATCTAAAGGGTCAAGATTTCTGGTCTTATTCTATTCCTCAAGATGTTAGTTGGTATTGGAGGAGACTAGTGAAATTGAGGTCAGTCTTCTCTGATATCAGCTTAGCTGCGGCTATGAAGGGTGACAAACTCTGTTTGAAGGTGATGTATTACAGTTTACTTAACAGGAAAAGAGTTGAATTCGCTGATGTGGTTTGGTGCTCTATGGCAGTCCCGAAGCATAGATTCATCCTGTGGCAAGCTTCTCTCGGCCATCTTCTTACTCGGGATAAGTTGCATCAGTGTAACTTGGAGCTGCCTTCTTTACTGTGTCCTGCTTGTGAATTGGAGCAGGAATCTCATGCCCACTTGTTTTTTGCTTGTCCCTTTTCTCAACAACTCAGGGCTCATTTGTTGGATTGGTTGGGTAGGGATATCTGGCCGATTACTTATGCTAATTGGTGTACCTGGATGTGTGGGAAGCTGAAAAGTCTGAAGCATCAGGTGTTGGCTGCTGCATTGGCAGCTGCTGTGTACATGGTTTGGAGAAATAGGAACCTCTGTGTGTTTGAGTTGAGATCTTTGGCTATTGGTCTTGTAATTCAGTTGATTAAGTCCAGTATTAGATCTAGACTAGCCAGGTTGCCTAAGCTGAAAGTTAGGACCTGTGAGGTGGCGTTCTTAGAGGCTATTACTCAGATGTAA